The Opitutus sp. ER46 DNA window CCTGACGGCGTCGTCGGTTGTGGGCTTTGTCGAAGTGCTGAAGCACTACCCGTATTTTCGCGCGCTCTTCGCGGAGACGCTGCGCTGGATCGAGACGCACCGCCCGCGCGCCGTGTGCCTGGTGGACTATCCCGGTTTCAACCTGCGGCTGGCGGCGGCGCTGCGGGAACGCGGGCTGTCGGGGAAGGGCGGGGGCACGATCAAGACGCTCTACTACATCTCGCCGCAGATCTGGGCGTGGAAGGCCGGTCGCCGGTTTGCGATGGCGCGCGACCTCGACGCGATGGCGGTGATTTTCCCCTTCGAGCGCAACTGCTACGCCGACACCGCGCTGCCGGTGGAGTTTGTCGGCCATCCTTTCCTGGCGGCCGACTACCTGGCGCCGGTGCGGCATGATCCTGCCGGGCCGGTTCTGCTGTTGCCCGGCAGCCGGCGACAGGCGGTGGCGCGCATCTTCCCCGTGTTGCTCGAGGGCTTCCGCGCGTTTGGTGAGCGGCCGGCCGTGGTGCTTTATCCGAGCGAGACGATCCTGCGCGTCCTCCAGCAGGCGCGTCCGCCGGCCAACGTGCAGTTCGTCGCGATGGCCGAGCCGGAGGCGCTGGGCCAGGCGCCGATCGCGGCGTCGGCGGTGCTGACCTCCAGCGGGACGATGTCGATGCATTGCGCGCTGGCCGGGATTCCCGGCGCGATCGCCTACCGGGCGAATCCGCTCACGTACTATCTCGGCCGCCTCGTAGTGAAGGTGCCGTACATCGGCATCGCCAACCTGCTCCTGAACGAGCCGATGTACCCCGAGTTCATCCAAGGGGCGGCGACCCCGGCGGCGCTGGCGTCGGAACTCAGGTCCTGCCTGCATGATCGGGCACGGGCGGAGCGCACGGCGGACCAGGCGGCGCGGCTGCGGGCGATGCTCCGGGTGTCGGCTTCGGGCTCACCCGCG harbors:
- the lpxB gene encoding lipid-A-disaccharide synthase, whose product is MAATQGTNVVFPPPAGSAVDLLIVAGEHSGDEHAARMVRELRTRHPELRIAALGGPKLGASGAQLLHDLTASSVVGFVEVLKHYPYFRALFAETLRWIETHRPRAVCLVDYPGFNLRLAAALRERGLSGKGGGTIKTLYYISPQIWAWKAGRRFAMARDLDAMAVIFPFERNCYADTALPVEFVGHPFLAADYLAPVRHDPAGPVLLLPGSRRQAVARIFPVLLEGFRAFGERPAVVLYPSETILRVLQQARPPANVQFVAMAEPEALGQAPIAASAVLTSSGTMSMHCALAGIPGAIAYRANPLTYYLGRLVVKVPYIGIANLLLNEPMYPEFIQGAATPAALASELRSCLHDRARAERTADQAARLRAMLRVSASGSPAEWVAAQL